A genomic segment from Nicotiana tabacum cultivar K326 chromosome 7, ASM71507v2, whole genome shotgun sequence encodes:
- the LOC107760372 gene encoding vesicle transport protein GOT1-like, with protein sequence MAYELDEQKKVGLGLIGFGIFFTFLAIILFFDRGLLALGNILLLAGVALLLGWRSTLQLFKVNYKGTISFMLGLFLIFVRWPVVGIIVEIYGCIVLFGGFWPSIKVFLFQIPVFGWILQYPALLLDRFRS encoded by the exons ATGGCATATGAACTAGACGAGCAAAAAA AGGTTGGGTTAGGTCTCATTGGATTTGGCATCTTTTTCACATTTCTTGCCATAATTTTATTCTTCGACAGGGGTTTGCTTGCGCTGGGTAAT ATACTTTTGTTGGCAGGTGTAGCACTTTTGCTGGGCTGGCGTTCCACATTACAACTCTTCAAAGTGAACTACAAG GGCACAATATCATTTATGCTCGGGCTCTTCCTTATATTCGTTCGCTGGCCAGTTGTGGGTATCATTGTGGAAATATATGGATGCATTGTTCTCTTCGG TGGTTTCTGGCCATCCATCAAGGTTTTTCTTTTCCAGATTCCTGTATTTGGATGGATTCTGCAGTATCCTGCTCTG CTTCTTGACCGCTTTCGAAGCTAA
- the LOC107793819 gene encoding clathrin interactor EPSIN 3 isoform X1, with amino-acid sequence MKKAFGQTVRDIKRGVNKKVLKVPSIEQKVLDATSNEPWGPHGSLLADIAQASRNYHEYQMIMAVIWKRISDTGKNWRHVYKALTILDYLVASGSERVIDEIREHVYQISTLSDFQYIDSSGRDQGSNVRKKSQSLVVLVNDKERIQEVRQKAATNRDKFRNTSVGDMHQPGSYSSSGGYGDRYEEDRYGGRDEERNGYGRDEEKYGRYGDSYSRDGDRYGRGYDERSRDGNKDDDHRGRSRSVDDYSYDSRSRSSDRDKNRAYDDDDGQYSSRGSGARAEDRSQDGSVTDMRLERRFSEQNLDAPPSYEEAIGASRSPTHSERNGETPSASAPKSSSPHSIGSPNQATTPAPAPTAASLPTPAPAAASPEKKDIESFDEFDPRASFSVAGAQSNGAMPTTSGGTEVDLLGSLSEPFSSNSLALVSATTTTSDVNPFGPTSSEPMFGGASPAASVPNQMFEDPFGDGPFKAVPTSETVQIHPQNIAPPSFLPNSNQSAEVFLSVPQSAEVPSTTYAAPNYAQLELSTSNHDIDILADILPPSAPSHSVHPSNDHAIPSGQLAAQTGFPSDSWLAAQPTGHAASLTGFAAQPGLQSPQTSFPIHGQPVSQIGFSAQTSHSPSFGGYSVPPGQTPQTSFGPQNGPASLNGFPSASGSFPHPGIQVTAGHSMQTTANFGGYSTGLGSTGSVGMQMGQTPTGSSFFAQPATASDIPSQMNFQYSQNQTSNLSVPSQSTPVSTALISSNQPAKDKFETKSTVWADTLSRGLVNLNISGPKTNPLADIGVDFDAINRKEKRMEKPSTAPVTSTVTMGKAMGSGSGIGRAGAGALRPSSNPMVGSGMGMGMGMGAGAPGASAGMGVYGVNQPMGMGMGMGMNRPMNMGMGMNLGQGVHMQQPTGFPPGSTMPGGYNPMMGNGNYGQQSFGGGYQ; translated from the exons GCATGTGTACAAG GCTTTAACTATTTTGGATTATTTAGTAGCCAGTGGGTCTGAGCGCGTCATAGATGAAATAAGGGAACATGTATACCAGATATCT ACATTATCCGATTTTCAATACATTGACTCTAGTGGAAGAGATCAAGGAAGCAATGTGAGAAAGAAATCTCAGAGTCTTGTCGTTCTTGTAAATGATAAGGAGAGGATCCAAGAAGTCCGCCAAAAGGCAGCTACCAATAGGGACAA ATTCCGCAACACATCAGTGGGTGATATGCATCAACCTGGTTCGTATTCAAGTTCAGGAGGATATGGTGACAGATATGAAGAGGATCGTTACGGAGGCAGAGATGAAGAGAGAAATGGTTATGGAAGAGATGAGGAAAAATATGGCAGGTATGGTGACTCATACAGCCGTGATGGGGATCGCTATGGTAGAGGTTATGATGAACGCAGCCGAGATGGAAACAAGGATGATGATCATCGTGGAAGAAGTCGAAGTGTAGATGATTATAGTTATGACTCAAGAAGTAGGAGCTCTGACAGAGACAAAAATCGtgcttatgatgatgatgatggtcaATATTCTTCTAG AGGAAGTGGTGCAAGGGCTGAGGATCGTTCTCAAGATGGAAG TGTCACTGATATGCGGCTAGAAAGAAGGTTTTCTGAACAAAACCTTGATGCACCTCCCAGTTATGAGGAAGCTATTGGTGCATCACGAAGCCCCACACATAGTGAAAG GAATGGGGAAACACCTTCAGCATCTGCTCCTAAATCTTCTTCTCCTCATTCAATTGGGAGTCCAAACCAAGCAACCACCCCTGCTCCTGCTCCAACTGCTGCTTCATTGCCCACTCCAGCACCAGCTGCTGCTTCACCAGAGAAGAAGGATATTGAGAGTTTTGATGAATTTGATCCCCGGGCTTCTTTTTCAG TGGCCGGAGCTCAATCGAATGGTGCCATGCCGACTACTTCCGGTGGCACTGAAGTGGATTTACTTGGGTCCTTATCTGAGCCATTTTCCTCCAATTCATTAGCCCTTGTATCAGCAACTACAACCACCTCTGACGTTAATCCTTTTGGGCCTACTAGTTCTGAACCTATGTTTGGCGGAGCATCACCTGCAGCTTCTGTCCCTAACCAG ATGTTTGAGGATCCTTTTGGTGATGGTCCGTTCAAAGCTGTACCGACCTCAGAGACAGTGCAAATTCATCCGCAGAACATTGCTCCTCCATCTTTCCTTCCTAACTCAAATCAAAGTGCTGAGGTTTTTCTGTCAGTCCCTCAGAGTGCTGAGGTCCCGAGTACAACATATGCAGCACCCAATTATGCTCAGCTGGAGCTGTCCACATCCAACCATGATATTGATATATTGGCTGATATTCTCCCGCCTTCTGCTCCTTCACATTCTGTGCATCCCTCGAATGACCATGCAATCCCAAGTGGCCAACTTGCGGCACAGACAGGTTTTCCATCTGACAGTTGGCTAGCTGCACAGCCAACAGGTCATGCTGCTTCACTAACAGGTTTTGCAGCTCAACCTGGTTTACAGTCACCGCAAACAAGTTTTCCCATCCATGGGCAACCTGTATCTCAGATTGGGTTCTCTGCTCAAACGAGCCATTCTCCATCTTTTGGTGGTTATTCGGTTCCACCTGGCCAAACACCACAGACAAGTTTTGGGCCGCAAAATGGCCCTGCATCTCTTAATGGCTTCCCATCTGCATCGGGTTCATTTCCCCACCCTGGAATTCAGGTCACTGCTGGTCACTCTATGCAGACTACTGCTAACTTTGGAGGCTACAGCACAGGATTGGGATCTACAGGTTCAGTTGGTATGCAAATGGGTCAAACTCCCACTGGATCATCTTTCTTTGCGCAGCCAGCTACAGCATCCGATATACCTTCACAAATGAATTTTCAATATTCACAAAATCAAACAAGTAATTTATCAGTACCCTCACAGTCTACTCCAGTTTCAACAGCTCTCATCAGCAGCAACCAGCCAGCCAAAGACAAATTTGAGACAAAATCTACCGTTTGGGCAGATACGCTGAGCCGTGGATTGGTCAATTTGAACATTTCTGGAC CTAAGACAAATCCTTTAGCTGATATTGGAGTGGATTTTGATGCTATTAACCGCAAGGAGAAGAGGATGGAGAAACCTAGTACAGCCCCTGTGACATCAACTGTTACCATGGGCAAAGCAATGGGTTCGGGTTCTGGTATTGGTCGTGCTGGCGCAGGTGCTCTAAGGCCTTCATCAAATCCAATGGTAGGGTCTGGCATGGGCATGGGAATGGGTATGGGTGCTGGTGCTCCTGGAGCGAGTGCGGGCATGGGAGTATATGGAGTAAACCAGCCTATGGGAATGGGCATGGGAATGGGGATGAATAGACCAATGAACATGGGAATGGGCATGAACTTGGGGCAAGGAGTCCACATGCAACAGCCAACTGGATTTCCTCCTGGATCTACCATGCCAGGAGGCTACAACCCCATGATGGGCAACGGTAACTATGGCCAACAATCATTCGGTGGTGGATACCAATGA
- the LOC107793819 gene encoding clathrin interactor EPSIN 3 isoform X2, translated as MIMAVIWKRISDTGKNWRHVYKALTILDYLVASGSERVIDEIREHVYQISTLSDFQYIDSSGRDQGSNVRKKSQSLVVLVNDKERIQEVRQKAATNRDKFRNTSVGDMHQPGSYSSSGGYGDRYEEDRYGGRDEERNGYGRDEEKYGRYGDSYSRDGDRYGRGYDERSRDGNKDDDHRGRSRSVDDYSYDSRSRSSDRDKNRAYDDDDGQYSSRGSGARAEDRSQDGSVTDMRLERRFSEQNLDAPPSYEEAIGASRSPTHSERNGETPSASAPKSSSPHSIGSPNQATTPAPAPTAASLPTPAPAAASPEKKDIESFDEFDPRASFSVAGAQSNGAMPTTSGGTEVDLLGSLSEPFSSNSLALVSATTTTSDVNPFGPTSSEPMFGGASPAASVPNQMFEDPFGDGPFKAVPTSETVQIHPQNIAPPSFLPNSNQSAEVFLSVPQSAEVPSTTYAAPNYAQLELSTSNHDIDILADILPPSAPSHSVHPSNDHAIPSGQLAAQTGFPSDSWLAAQPTGHAASLTGFAAQPGLQSPQTSFPIHGQPVSQIGFSAQTSHSPSFGGYSVPPGQTPQTSFGPQNGPASLNGFPSASGSFPHPGIQVTAGHSMQTTANFGGYSTGLGSTGSVGMQMGQTPTGSSFFAQPATASDIPSQMNFQYSQNQTSNLSVPSQSTPVSTALISSNQPAKDKFETKSTVWADTLSRGLVNLNISGPKTNPLADIGVDFDAINRKEKRMEKPSTAPVTSTVTMGKAMGSGSGIGRAGAGALRPSSNPMVGSGMGMGMGMGAGAPGASAGMGVYGVNQPMGMGMGMGMNRPMNMGMGMNLGQGVHMQQPTGFPPGSTMPGGYNPMMGNGNYGQQSFGGGYQ; from the exons GCATGTGTACAAG GCTTTAACTATTTTGGATTATTTAGTAGCCAGTGGGTCTGAGCGCGTCATAGATGAAATAAGGGAACATGTATACCAGATATCT ACATTATCCGATTTTCAATACATTGACTCTAGTGGAAGAGATCAAGGAAGCAATGTGAGAAAGAAATCTCAGAGTCTTGTCGTTCTTGTAAATGATAAGGAGAGGATCCAAGAAGTCCGCCAAAAGGCAGCTACCAATAGGGACAA ATTCCGCAACACATCAGTGGGTGATATGCATCAACCTGGTTCGTATTCAAGTTCAGGAGGATATGGTGACAGATATGAAGAGGATCGTTACGGAGGCAGAGATGAAGAGAGAAATGGTTATGGAAGAGATGAGGAAAAATATGGCAGGTATGGTGACTCATACAGCCGTGATGGGGATCGCTATGGTAGAGGTTATGATGAACGCAGCCGAGATGGAAACAAGGATGATGATCATCGTGGAAGAAGTCGAAGTGTAGATGATTATAGTTATGACTCAAGAAGTAGGAGCTCTGACAGAGACAAAAATCGtgcttatgatgatgatgatggtcaATATTCTTCTAG AGGAAGTGGTGCAAGGGCTGAGGATCGTTCTCAAGATGGAAG TGTCACTGATATGCGGCTAGAAAGAAGGTTTTCTGAACAAAACCTTGATGCACCTCCCAGTTATGAGGAAGCTATTGGTGCATCACGAAGCCCCACACATAGTGAAAG GAATGGGGAAACACCTTCAGCATCTGCTCCTAAATCTTCTTCTCCTCATTCAATTGGGAGTCCAAACCAAGCAACCACCCCTGCTCCTGCTCCAACTGCTGCTTCATTGCCCACTCCAGCACCAGCTGCTGCTTCACCAGAGAAGAAGGATATTGAGAGTTTTGATGAATTTGATCCCCGGGCTTCTTTTTCAG TGGCCGGAGCTCAATCGAATGGTGCCATGCCGACTACTTCCGGTGGCACTGAAGTGGATTTACTTGGGTCCTTATCTGAGCCATTTTCCTCCAATTCATTAGCCCTTGTATCAGCAACTACAACCACCTCTGACGTTAATCCTTTTGGGCCTACTAGTTCTGAACCTATGTTTGGCGGAGCATCACCTGCAGCTTCTGTCCCTAACCAG ATGTTTGAGGATCCTTTTGGTGATGGTCCGTTCAAAGCTGTACCGACCTCAGAGACAGTGCAAATTCATCCGCAGAACATTGCTCCTCCATCTTTCCTTCCTAACTCAAATCAAAGTGCTGAGGTTTTTCTGTCAGTCCCTCAGAGTGCTGAGGTCCCGAGTACAACATATGCAGCACCCAATTATGCTCAGCTGGAGCTGTCCACATCCAACCATGATATTGATATATTGGCTGATATTCTCCCGCCTTCTGCTCCTTCACATTCTGTGCATCCCTCGAATGACCATGCAATCCCAAGTGGCCAACTTGCGGCACAGACAGGTTTTCCATCTGACAGTTGGCTAGCTGCACAGCCAACAGGTCATGCTGCTTCACTAACAGGTTTTGCAGCTCAACCTGGTTTACAGTCACCGCAAACAAGTTTTCCCATCCATGGGCAACCTGTATCTCAGATTGGGTTCTCTGCTCAAACGAGCCATTCTCCATCTTTTGGTGGTTATTCGGTTCCACCTGGCCAAACACCACAGACAAGTTTTGGGCCGCAAAATGGCCCTGCATCTCTTAATGGCTTCCCATCTGCATCGGGTTCATTTCCCCACCCTGGAATTCAGGTCACTGCTGGTCACTCTATGCAGACTACTGCTAACTTTGGAGGCTACAGCACAGGATTGGGATCTACAGGTTCAGTTGGTATGCAAATGGGTCAAACTCCCACTGGATCATCTTTCTTTGCGCAGCCAGCTACAGCATCCGATATACCTTCACAAATGAATTTTCAATATTCACAAAATCAAACAAGTAATTTATCAGTACCCTCACAGTCTACTCCAGTTTCAACAGCTCTCATCAGCAGCAACCAGCCAGCCAAAGACAAATTTGAGACAAAATCTACCGTTTGGGCAGATACGCTGAGCCGTGGATTGGTCAATTTGAACATTTCTGGAC CTAAGACAAATCCTTTAGCTGATATTGGAGTGGATTTTGATGCTATTAACCGCAAGGAGAAGAGGATGGAGAAACCTAGTACAGCCCCTGTGACATCAACTGTTACCATGGGCAAAGCAATGGGTTCGGGTTCTGGTATTGGTCGTGCTGGCGCAGGTGCTCTAAGGCCTTCATCAAATCCAATGGTAGGGTCTGGCATGGGCATGGGAATGGGTATGGGTGCTGGTGCTCCTGGAGCGAGTGCGGGCATGGGAGTATATGGAGTAAACCAGCCTATGGGAATGGGCATGGGAATGGGGATGAATAGACCAATGAACATGGGAATGGGCATGAACTTGGGGCAAGGAGTCCACATGCAACAGCCAACTGGATTTCCTCCTGGATCTACCATGCCAGGAGGCTACAACCCCATGATGGGCAACGGTAACTATGGCCAACAATCATTCGGTGGTGGATACCAATGA